The DNA window TTAAAGTGTGCACACTGAAGGAAGTAAGGATGTATGGGGAGccagtggcatgagtccaagggtaggctaggcctgaacttcCTAGTAGACcggtagtatccctgagggtgcggtgctgatcgaacccatgattgtacctaaattgtaccaaaggtgacccgacatgaccctgatgggggaagtatgggtttgtgttaggaataactccccagctgaTTGGAATggattcaaatcaccgtctctctcagatagtgagaacttaactaagcagcagcaacatagcattaattgatggaacctgatggttatgatgatgctcaaattaatacaccgaatatggttactaatgcttgttagcttaatcatgtgattgctctaggacaggtgctaatctaaagatgcttaattgaataggtattcaatttgatgctaaagatattaaatctccaagttatattacttaagcttttatgcaaaatgttgtcaagctaactccatcgataaagccttgcatactcctttgtgtcatattatttctggtttatgatgggtaagtctagctgagtacattctcatactcagggtttattccctcttgttgcagatgatataatgtatcatgggtactgtaagaactgccttcatcctaccatggatgaggactaaaccatggggcatggtactcttAAGTTATCCTATCTGTTatgcttttgctagaaatgacagtggtactggcatgtatttgaactaagtgtgatgttgatgtcaaactactttgcttctgctatttgaacttggtttgtaataactatgtgaactctgatgtatgtaagatacttgtgaaccatttgtgaactatgatgtaacatgtgacttgttatgttgaatcatgtacgatcttggtttgtatgttggttggtttaagatccttcatgatttcattggatttccggatttatatgggctcaagtatgatggttgatcgtttcggtgattgctattatacttgtactcttataaattggacggttctgttacaaagCCAACATAGCCTAACACGTAGAGTGTTAGAATAGAGTAGCCGGACggtgcccaaggcttcttcggctccatgaCACCGCCATGGTCCATAGTGCATCGCTGCAAGGCCCACCTTGACTtcggcgcatgtagaccatagacttgttcccccaaaccaccatgtaccagatctatctcgttatataaaggataaggtcagacctaggagGGGAAAAATGACCAATAATGAATCAGAAGAAGATAAATCATTCCATTCCTTGGCCTCGGCTCATTGTCGAGAGCAAGACAACCCACTGATGGGCACCGAGAGCTTCTCCACCACATCCCGTTGTCTTCATCATCGAGAGCAAGACAACCCACCGAGAGGAAGGCACCACCggcggcgaggcaaccttaggattagcaccgagctaaccccctattAAATCTCTCTCCAAAACCCTATTGTAACCCCTCGATTTTTGGTGCTTTTgaatataaggatcatcagctgctggacgtagggcaccgattggcctgaactaggataaacccTTATGttctctctgtgattcttgtgttcttgagtccacctgagccaccggagactcgtactctaacaccgactcgaacaacaatgcttatCGTGGTTCCGACACtacgacagctggcgcgccaggcaGGGGGCAGCGCCAAGTGTGATTTTGGCTCTACGGTGGCTGGAGCCACCCGCCTCATCGCTGGAGCAAGCGGCACCACCCAAGACGGTGATTCCTGCTTCCCTAGTGAGTTCTCCATCATGGTCGGTGCCTTCACTCCGggccaggtcctcaactttgggagcctgacCTACGTCCTCTGCGGGGTTGCGCCGGTGCGCAATAAGCCCCCAGAATCGCCCACTCCGCTAGGGCTTCTGGGAGCAGATCTCGAGGTCCTGGCCCAACAGATCCGACGTGGTTTGGGCTTGAACCCCACCATGTCAGGCCACCGCTAGATGTTTTACATGCTAGCCAATATCCACCACCAGATCACCACTGGTTAGGTGCTCCCGCTGCCTGACCGCTTCTGGCACTACCTCCCAGACCTACCTTTTGGGATTCAGAGCACGATAGTGTCCTTCCAAATGGAGCTGGAGCACCTAATTAGCTACGAGGCACCATGAAGTGCCATCCTCTTCGGCATGGCGGGGACCGACATCCCTTCGCTACTCACCTTCCTCGAGATACTTTTGGGGAGCAACTCAGAGTATGACTCTAACGATGTCGACTACAATGCCCCTCCACGCATGTGCTACCACATTGACACAGAGGTTCTTACGTAGGAGGCGCCCAAGCTCACACCACTGGACCAGAGTCTCCGCAGCCGCACGACCTACCTACACCAGAAGGAGGATCACCTACGGGCTCGGTAGGTGGACCTAGAGGCTGTTGAGGCAGAGCTTGAGTGCCAAAGGCAGGACCTTGCATGGCAGCAAGTCATGCAACCTCTTGGCGACGATGACGATGCTAGCACAGGGGCTCTAGCGGCCTTTGCTTTCCCCATGCGGCATACAACATGGCGGCTGCCGCTTGTAGCCTAGAAGACATCTCCAACATGCTGGACCTAAAGACCAATGAGTGGTTGAATGAGGCGAAGGGGCTCCTTCGCATCGCCCTTGAGCAACAGGCTGAGAGCTCAACGTCCTAGTGTCGTGCCGTGCTCTCTCGGCCATCCTAGATGATGGCCACTCCCAACATGGTCTGCTCTGATGCTCACGCCCCATAGGTAGGGGGAGCAGTGGCGACACCTCCGACAACAACTCCGACCGACCATGGACCCGGGGCACCATGTGCGAAGGCGTGACCTTTCTCCTCGGCATCCCCCCATGCACCACCAGATCGGCGACGACTGCAACATCCATGACACCATCAAGGCTAGGCACCATGCTCAGGCAATGGGCCTAGATCACTTCGGCCCCCTAGTGTTCAGGGTAGTGATCCGGGTGGCTGCCTACCCCAGGCATTTCTGGCCACCAACGCACATGTCCAAGTATGATGGTGAGACCAACCCAGATCACTGGCTAGAGGATTACTGCCTTGCCATGAAGGCTAGGGGATCAGATGACAACTTCACCATCTagtaccttcctcttcttctgtcAAGCTTGACCAGAGCTTGGCTCGAGCAGGTCGAGCCTGGCAGCATCTGCTGCTAGGGCGATCTCCTCTTCGTCTTCATCGGCCACTTCCAAGGTATGTACACTTGACCAAGGAACTCGTGGGACCTTCACAACTATAGGCAAAGGCCCGATGAGACCCTCTAAGAGTACATTCAGCATTTCTCCAAGAAGCACAACAagctccccaacatcaccgaTGCCGATGTCATCAATGCCTTCATCTATGGCATGACCTACGAGGCGCTCGTCCACTCGCTTGGTTACGAGACTCCATGCACGATGTGGGAGCTCCTGCACATCACCACCCAATACGCCACTAGCGAGGAGGTGGTCCATGCCAACTTTAGCGGCAAAGCTAAGGCCGCCAGTCACCTCAGTAGAGGCAATGGTGGTGATGATCTCGCCTCGTCCTAGCAACACCGTGACAAGAGGAACAAGGACCGAAAGCGCCGTGGGGAGGTGATGGTGGCCATAGCCAACTATGCCATTGGACCTCAGCCCTGTAGGTGAGGCACACGCCCGGAACACTTCGAGAAGGTGCTCAAGGCCCCCTGCCTATTCCATGGGGGCATACAAAGCACATACTCAAGGACtatatgctaccatgaggggctACATCCGTGGCACCCTTGACCAATAGGGAAAGGCTCAAAAGCCTATCCTAAAGGTCAACGACCCGGTGGGAGGTGCCTAGGAGGAAGACACCGAGTTCCCAGAGGCTAAgcactgcctcatgatctttgggggctcCCATGCCTACAAATCCCGGTGATAGTGCTACATCACTTAATAGGATGTGAATGCCGTTCACACCCTCGTCGCTCCGACGTGGCTCCAATGGTCCTAGACAGCCATCACCTTTGACCAGGAAGACCACCCCAACTAGTGTCCCTCATTTGGGGCGCTACCCACTCGTGGTCACcatgtgcctcaccaaggtgctaatggataggGCGCATCAGACTCAACATACTCTACGCCAGCACCCTCGATAAGATGGCCATCCCTTACAGCAACATGTGCCCTAGCAAGGCATTGTGCTAGGGAAGGAAGTCATGCCCCTCGAGCGCATCCGGCTCAATGTCACCTTTGGCCACCCAGACAACTTCCGtaaggagccactcaccttcgaggtggttgactTCCCTAGTGTCTACCATGCCCTCCTTGGTCGACCATgctttgccaagttcatggccatcgcCAACTACACCTACTTGAAGCTCAAGATGCCCAGCCCaaacggggtcatcaccgtcaaaGGGAGCTTTGAGCAAGCCTACTACAGTGAGCAGGACTGTGTCGCCCAAGCAGCCATGCTCATCATCCCCTATGATCCCAACGGCTCTGGCCATGATGCAGGAAGGGTGCCGATGGAGGAAGTAGCCAAGGCAGCAGCGGTGCTCGATCGACCGAGCATCGGCAAGGTGGACAATGTTCCTAGCGACAGTGGTGGCTCGACTGGCCCCTTCATCTAGGCGCTCAGCCCCTTAAAAGGGGTTGACCCGATCAAGGTGAGTTctgacctttccccatgagggaaggccaacCCCGAGCCATCTACCCAGAAGCATTGTCTCCTAAGCCATGACCCGCCTACCAACATCCTTCACTGGCCTatctctccaacaacaaaaaccaagataactCCCATCCTCTCGACCCTCTTCCTTCGCTTGTGTCTATGATTGTCTCCTTTAACCCGAGCCACCTAAGCGGAAGCTTGGCTGCAATAGAGGATCAATTGAGCTAACCACCGACTGACCTTTCTAAAGGATGACCACTGCAGAAGGTCCCCGAGCAAGGCAAGGACGGGACAGATGGAGCAAGAGGACTGGGTGAGGGATTGGTAAGGCACTAATAGAACGGCCTTGACCGCTGCATTACCAGCTATGTCATCTTTcccttctcttgtgtccattccATTTTCTTTGTAGGTACCTACCTATTTTTGATCGTTCATTGGATCAAGCCACCCTACCACATGATGGTCTGGGGGCCTAGAAGGGGCATCGCTGTGGGTTCTAAGGCCAGCCCATTGAGCTTCAAGACCGCCCAAAGCACCTAAAGTGCAAGGGACGCTCGGGAGACGAGCCCACGTGGCTATAGCTGGGACGCCCAGAAGCGTCCTGACCGTCTATATGAGCGATGTCCGAATACCGATTCCGAGCTACTCATGGTGACCCAACGAGGGAGGCAGCAAGCCCTCGAGTGCCAATAGATGGGCTTGAGAACTATATGAGTGGCTCGATTGGGAAGTCGAGAATCTCCCATCTAGGGGACATGACCAAGGCATGGAACGACCATAAACCCAGGGTTCTCACGGACTTACCGACTAGTAGCACGGGTGTGGCGATCTTGGCCAACGAGGCCGTTGTCATGACAATCCATCACAACGAGGGACAAAGTCTCTAAGCATGactcaagagcaatgggattacaAATGAAAGTAATTTCATTCCATTGATTGGGAACGACCCGATTACAATATACAGCGACAAAAACTTCTACCGATCCACCGCCATAGTGGCAAAAGCTGTGGTCCTACGGTCGGAGCTCCCAACTAAGCTTTCATGACACACAGACATGCATAGTGAAGGCAGGGCTGACCCCACCTCACCGTGGTCAGGAGCTTGCCGGGGAGGAAGACGCCTTCCTAGCCGCTGATCTCCGTCTAGAGCCAGTGGCACCTGACCAGGCTTCACCAGCGTAGAGGCCCAACAAACCCCTAGACAACTGTCTCTTCCATTGATAAAGCGGAAGGACCTCAGTGACACAAATCATTGGGATCCTTCCCCTCTCCAAGGAAGAACAACGAGATAGGAGCTCAGAGGACCCTGGCACAAGGAAAGCATCGGCACTGGTAGCATGTGAAGGGGGATCTGTGGTTGCCTAGGCCACTGGCTGCATCAAAGGCACCGGATTCCTACCCAACACCATGGTTCTGCATCCCCCTCCACGCCGTGCCATCAACTTCGCCTCGGTGGGGTCCTTCCACCCTCAAAGAAGCAATTGTCCAACACACCAAGACCAGCTCACCTGAAGGGAAGCATCGCACTTCATCATTGCCATTACCGCCAATGAAGATGGATCtgaaaggaagaagagaaggggcCGGAGGAAGGGATTGAAGACACCACATCCCCTAGGGCTCCCCTTTATAGCCTAGACGATGCGCTGTGAGCGGCTCTAGGCCCTTCGATCAGCCATCAAGAGCCTAAAGGGGACCTGAGGAATCAGCCAAGCGTCTCCTCAATCCCCGCAGCACGCCCCCCAGTGGTTACATGATGACAGTCGTGCAGTAAAGGCAAAGTTGGGGAACCACTAACAAAGAGTCAAGTCTCCGCTTCGCTTTCCACCACGTGCGCCGCCCACTATGCGCATGCCTCCTCCAAGACTTGAGGGGATCCGActccccttgggcccaccagCTATCATCGATGGCCTAGATCCATGCACACCAAGTGCTATGGCTCCCCCTCCGCTAGATCTGCTCCATGTGGCCCCAACGTCCCATCACCCAGACGAAGTGGGGCGGCGTGGGGATGCATGCCTTAACTCCTCCAGCAGGCACGATGGCCTGGACACCATCAACCGCTTGTGCAAGACGTCAGCAGAAGGACGTGCCTAGAAGATGCCACTCTCGCTAACAGGGAGGCCCCACAATGGTCTCGGGGGCTACGCCAGCTGCCTAGATAGAGCAACCCGACCTCCTGATCGATGAGCACTCGGGTGACGCATCCCTCAAAAAagaaaaccaaccaactccctagagttgggGTAGGAGTAGCTAAGCAGTGGGCCCAACGAGGGCCCCCATCTAAGGCTCGGCACACTCTTCACATCCCTATCTATGGCTATAGAGGGTGTAGAGGGTCGGCCCTAGAAGGTCGGCTCATGAGGATCAAGACCTACTACTGTAGCCCACAGAAGGGTGTGGTGCTCCGAATGATCAGATGGCCTTGAGCCATAGTCTAGATGCTCTCGATCACCCGACCCACGCCAGGCTCTGATAAAAAAGAAGGGTGCCTCCAGGCTTAAGATCAGCAACTCCCAAATGAGTTCGCCAAGCCCTTGCTCGAGTCGAAGACCTATACGACATAGACTCATGAAAGGGATGAGCACCATCATCGCTCGGCTCCGACAGCTGAGCAACGCCCATCACATtagagaagaaggccccaagcagggcacAACACCCTTGTCAATGGAAGCCATCCTCGCTAAGGAGGGTTCGGTCACCAGAAGATCAAATTTAGCCCTTCGTCGCCATCACATCGagtgaggccacgaagggctcgggggctcctgacgagatcctaacatatgagtATGTTAAGCCTCGAGTCCAGTAGTTCCCAAATGAAGAAGACCCCCCTAACCGACCCCTCCaagatcgcccgggggctcaggggctatacccattgggtacgCTCGCGCACACCCTTTGGAGAAGAAACCATGTCGATCCTAACTATGATGCAACCTCTGCTTTTGGCTCGGGGGCTCGATGCCAGCCAAGGCTCAGGAATAAGAAGACACACCCCTAGCTAccaaggctcgagggctcccCAGTGCTGCCCCTTGGGCACGGCATTACCGGCCACTTTCCCGACAAGGTCACACACAAGGTaggacacaagaagacaaagctttcccATGGCCTATATGGGATTAGAGGCCCCCAGGCCCATGCGTCAGCCCCTAAAGCCAACCTCCTTCACCGccaagactccagaaggtccacctaggggaggccggtccaagtcGACGTAGCCTAACAcatagagtgtcagaacagagcagccggatGGTGCCCAAGCCTTCTTTGGCTCCATGACACCGCCATGGTCCACACCATGTCACTGAAAGGCCCTCCTAGACTctggcgcatgtagaccatagactagttcccccaaaccgccatgtacccaacctatctcattatataagtgATAAGGTCAGAGCGAGGAGGTAAAAACTGACTAACAACGAATCAGAAgaagatagatcattccattccttggCCTCGGCTTAGCATCGAGCGCAAGGCAACCCACCGAgtggcaccgagagctcctccaccacatcacgtcatcttcctcctctccaacgAGGGGAAGGCACCACCGGTGgcaaggcaaccttaggattagcactgagctaaccccctaccaaatctctctccaCAACCCATTTTAacccctgattttgggtgcttttgagtataaggatcatcaactgctggacgtagggcactgattggcctgaaccaggataaaccgttgcgctctctctgtgattcttgtgttcttgagttcaCCCGAGCAACCGGAGACCCATCCTCTAACactgactcgaacaacaatgcttgccttGGTTCTGACCCCGCGACACCAAGTGTGTTTCTTCCCTTCACTATCCGTGGAAGTCATACTACTGGTCCTGACATAAAACCAATAATGCATCCAGTCCTTATTCCACTTATTCTTCTAGGCATAAGAAATCTCCAGCCTCTTGCCCTTCTGCTGCCTCCTAGGCATGAAGGCACAACTTCCATACTGAGCCAAAAGCTGGTCTTCGTCGACTCTCTTAGGTTGTCGTTGGAGCTCGCAATACTCACAGAAGGTACCAATATGTGGCTCCACAACATAAGACAAGCAAGCCCAATAGAATTTGCTCAAAGTAAGAATATCGTTGGGGGTAAGATGATGCAACTGTACCTCAAAAGCTTCAAAGACATGGTAGAGAAACCATGCCACAGGGAACTAAAGACCGCAAGCAAAGACGTCACGGAACACGACGACGTCAGTAGCCTAAGGCCTAGGCACTATTTCACCCTGCGGAGGCTTCGCCTTCCCCTCGCCAAAATAGCCCTCTTGCTCTAGAACCTTGACCATATCTGTAGTCATGAGCGAAGGCTTGAAGTCCCATGTCTTGCCCGCACCAATCATGTCTTCAGCTTCCTCGAGAGTGATAAGATCTCCAACGGAGGCCTCAACACCAGCAAGGTCCTCCCCTAATTCAATAGCCTCCACGCTGGCCAGCATACACTCCTCAAAATGTCGGGACCACCTACTAGCCCTAACATCAAGAAGGCGAGAGTAGGGGCCAAACAGGGAAGCTCGGCGGGGATGCGAGCCGGCAAAAGAAGCCACCTCTAAGCGCTATGGAAAGCATAAGGAAGCGAAAGCAAAGTGGAATCACACGAAGGCTAAAGTCAAACAAGAGCTTGGAAAGGCACAAGCAAGCGAAAGCGATGGCTCAGATGGGGTGAGGGAGCCTCCACCCAACATGCCCCTATATAGCCCTTAGACAGACGCTTCAACTTCCGCAACCAACTGTCACATCCGTTGGGTGCACACGTCGGTTCAGGAACCACCGCACCAAACCAAAATGTGACACTTCACACGAATAGGTTTGACACAATGCGTCCTAGGGGGAAGGGGGAAGCCTCCATGGAAAGCCTCCATGGCTCAATGTCAGCAGAGAAATTGTGGATTATGGCCCGTCTACATCAAACCAAACCCTCAAGGGGAACTGTTGGGATAAAGACATTTGAGCCATGGAGGCTAGCCTAGGCCCTAACCAAAGTAACTAATCAAAATCATGAGATGTGCGTTTTGCAGGACTTTTCAGGAACAAGCCTTCAGTAGCGCCCTCTAGCTGGGTGAAGGTCTAGGAACGATGGCGAAGGCCCTTGGAGATGGAGCTTCACAGCCATGGAACGGTGCGGAGGCCAAGCGATGAAGGCGAAGGCCCGGGCGGCTCAAGCAGGCTGCAGGGCAAGATCGGAGGTGTTGAGAACGAAGGTCCTAATTAGCGCAACAGCGCCTCCGCACATTCCAGAATGGAGTCATGATGCTAGCAGGCCACTAATGGGCCTGCGGCTAGAGCCTAGGAAGTAGAGGCGGTGGAGACAGAGGAGACCGAAACTACCCCCGATAGTTTAAGCTTGCACTAGGATATTCTTAGGAATATGCCATAGCTATCAATGGGTAAATATGTAAAGGGATACCCCAGTGAATGAtgccctataaaagggggagTTAGACCCCATGTAAGTTGGTTGGCGAATGCATTTATATAACCCTAGATTGGGCCTGAGCCCACTTGCTTCATCTCCTTCACTCTGGGCCTCCGTTCGAGCGAAGGCCCCCATTCACTTACCCAGCTAGAAACCTACATTTTCAACAGGTGCCTACAACAATCATGTTATTCCTTAACATTTGGGCCCTAATCCAGAAACATGAAAACATGCATGCACATCGCCGTCTTGTGCAGCATTCAAGTCAGAGACAGCCCATGTCTAAGGTAACACATTATTAGCTGGGTACCAAGGACGGCGTACAGCAAGTAGTAGCGCAAAAGTTTCAATTtttgttatgatcacttgataacaTGCTCTAGGTTTGCAAGACTTTCAATGTTTTACCCAACGACAGCTTTGTGCTATTGCACTGTTTTGCAGTGGCGGACCTAGTGGGTGGTCAGGGTGGTCCACCGACCACCCTGTGGGCCACCAGTCCACTGCACCCGTCAACCATACATCATGCTCTATGAGATACAGCTCTTCGCGTGTGTGGTCCATGACTACGGCTTCTTTGCTGCTTTCATCTAGAGGTGGGTCAGTCGCGGGGCCCATGACTACGGCTCGGGCCACATCCGGCCCAAGCAGGCAAGCACGCGCTGGACCCAGGCCTCGTCTATGAGTACGAGACTACGACGTGTCATACCAGGAGTCTAGACTGCTCTTCGCGACTTCATGTGCGCCAGCACCGGCTCTAGCTCAACCGCTCGGTGCCGTGCCCAGCGCGCCCGCCGTTGCCCTACAAGCACTCTAGCAGATCATCGCTCATCGCTTTGCTTGGCCTGGCCATCGCCTGCAAGACTGATCGAGTGATCGCCAGTCCTTCCTCAGTTCCTCAGGTGATACTCCCCGTCCATCCCCGTGCTTCCTCAGTTCTAGGTTTTTTCTTCCGATCGTTAGTTTTGCTAATTGGCGAGTGTTTTTTCCAGAACTCTTGAGTCTTGAATTATGAAAAGAAATGGAGACATTCGATCCCTTTTTCAGAAAGCAGCAAAGAAGGCGGCTGCTATTGACCCACCTCCGGATGAAAATATTGTGAAAGAGCAGAATCAAGAAGAAGATagagtacaagttgaagaaattgTAGATCATTTGCCCTCGCCCCCGCTAGCATCACCGCCACCGCCCGCATCAAAGCCACCGGCGTATGACATCAATCGCCTACCATATGATCCAGGTGAAAGGCTGCCCATTGAAGATTATCCtgttaatgatcaagatgcaattTGTAGAGCATATATTACTAAAGGTGCTTGCAAACCTTATATCCATGATTTTCCATACCGAAACATTGGAGGCGTACCTCGTCGATTCAGTATACAATGGTTGTATAATTATGAGTGGCTTGAATATAGTGTCAAGAAGGATTCTGCATTTTgcttcatatgctacttgttcaaGAAGGGCAGTGGGTCAAAAACTTTTATTGTTGATGGATGGAATAATTGGAATATAGGAAACACAGCACTTCTCAAACATTCTGGTTCTAGGGAACATAAAGCAGCTCAAGAGAAGTACATTGGTTTTATGAATCCTAAGGTAGCAATTGATTATAACATTGACAAGTGGAGTGAGGAGGAGCTTCGTCTTTACAAGAAAAGATTGACATATTCACTTAGatgtatcaagtttcttttgcatcaaggattggcattccgtggacatgatgaaagtgaagagtcTAGCAATAGAGGCAACTTCATTGAACTTTTAAAGTTTCTTGCAGGAAATAGTGAAGAAGCGAATAAGTATGTCTTGAACAATGCACCAGGTAATTGCACTTTGACTAGCCCAAAGATACAAAAGCAAATTATTCACTGTTGTGCcatagaaactagaaagaaaataattgaggaacttggtgatgagccctatgcaattttagctgatgagtctagtgatatatcacataAACAACAACTAGCTCTTTGCTTGCGTTATGTTGATAAACTTGGAAGTCCATGTGAgcactttattggagttgttcatgtagatgatactacctcTTTGTCACTTAAGAAAGCAATTGAAGTTTTACTTGTTAGTAATGGATTGAGTATGCAGCAGATTAGAGGTCAAGGTTATGATGGGGCTAGCAATATGAAATGAGATATTAAAGGGCTCAAaactttaatcatgcaagaatcaccttccgcttattatattcattgctttgcacatcaactccaactagtTCTTGTTGCTGTTGCCAAAGGAAATGCTGACTGCAAGACTTTTTTTGATCAAATATCTATCTTGTTGAACATTGTTGGGGTTTCTTGCAAGTGTCATGATATGCTTTGAAATGCTAGGCTTGAGAATGTCAAGAAAGCACTAGAGTGTGGTGAGCTTGAA is part of the Miscanthus floridulus cultivar M001 chromosome 9, ASM1932011v1, whole genome shotgun sequence genome and encodes:
- the LOC136479662 gene encoding uncharacterized protein, encoding MKRNGDIRSLFQKAAKKAAAIDPPPDENIVKEQNQEEDRVQVEEIVDHLPSPPLASPPPPASKPPAYDINRLPYDPGERLPIEDYPVNDQDAICRAYITKGACKPYIHDFPYRNIGGVPRRFSIQWLYNYEWLEYSVKKDSAFCFICYLFKKGSGSKTFIVDGWNNWNIGNTALLKHSGSREHKAAQEKYIGFMNPKVAIDYNIDKWSEEELRLYKKRLTYSLRCIKFLLHQGLAFRGHDESEESSNRGNFIELLKFLAGNSEEANKYVLNNAPGNCTLTSPKIQKQIIHCCAIETRKKIIEELGDEPYAILADESSDISHKQQLALCLRYVDKLGSPCEHFIGVVHVDDTTSLSLKKAIEVLLVSNGLSMQQIRGQGYDGASNMK